Below is a genomic region from Vitis riparia cultivar Riparia Gloire de Montpellier isolate 1030 chromosome 16, EGFV_Vit.rip_1.0, whole genome shotgun sequence.
ACCTAAACCCCCAACCCAAGCTTTCTGATTAATACTTTTCTTTTGTGAAGGCTTGacacaaataaaattttgattgacatttatttttaaaactcaataTAAATAGCAATCTAAACTATTTAATCCTTATCAAATTAAGAGTTCATTTGATAGCTGTTCCAAGAGAGTTAGAAGTATTTTCTGGAACACTTCTTTGTAAAAATTAAGGtgatatttgtttctttttttttaactttttattgaaaataacttgttttagaaatataaaaaatcaaaatatttgattttttttaatgctgagcatgttagtttttttttattacttcttatacttaataaaaataaaatatttaaaaaaaatcatttaatttttaatatcattaaaaactatttagttttaaattttatttaaaattaagtccAAAAGACAAATACGGAATACCACTTAATAATGTTtgaaaatcacttcaaaaagACAATTTAAATGATTCCTAGAACCCCACTtgatatttatcaaaatcacTCCAAAAGTTACTATAAGTTGGACTACACTGTATGTCCAACCTATAATTCCAATTAATAGTATTTGGAAGCAAATCTTCAAGGATCCAAATCAcccaaaatgttaaaaataaaaaagcattaaaattaaattacaataaagggctttgtaattatatatgttatatatatgaTGATATTGTTCTATTTGGAGGTACCAAACATTGAAGACAACCAACTTGTGGGTCTACCCATTTTTTTGGTCGAGTGGTGAATTTTGCTACGATTGATACCTCCTAATGGGGTTCAGGACTTTGCCATGAATGAGTACCTAGAACTACATCGATCAAATAGTGTTTCTTGGTCGAGAAGTGTTCCTCGACCTGTTTAAGCTTTAAGTTGCTCGTGAGTTCGCCCTGGCCAAGCTTAAAAGAACACAAAATGAAGCACTAGGAAGAAACTATCAGGTTGCCCTCAAAATGCTCATATGGTGTAGATATTAAGGGTTGCGACAAGACGTGAACGAGGAACAAACCCCAAAAGACAATCTTGTCATATCACATCAATAGAAAGCGTTAGTCAAGAGGGTTAACCACGCGCCATCTGACGCAAATCTACCCAACCGATCATAAGCACAATGTGACTTCCAATATTTGACTCCTAACATGCCACTTCCCTATAAGAAAGCTGACTCATATAGCTTGGAAAGCCTATAAAGGAGGATGAAGAACAAGAGAGAAGGTAGATCATCTTCCTTAATAACCAAAATACCCACCAATAGAGAAAATGACATTTAGAAGTTGGCAACTCGCTCAAATCATCAATGGATCAACACATCGAGAAAAGTTGAACATTAACactataaaaatatcaaatatgagtataaaaagaataatcgaaaatcaaaataaatgatttggGTAAAATTCGTAactaattaaaaagaataatcgaaaataaaaataagtgatatGAGTAAAATTATGAACTAAAATTATCCCAAAATTTGAGTAAAATTACTTAAGACATGAGTCACAGAAGTGTAGGCGGCGAGCAAAGTCGAGTTTTCAGCGCCTCCTCTCTTACATGCTCATCCAAAAAGAAATGAAGCCCCTCCCATAAACCCTGGAATCTCTCTCTAGATCCCCCTTTTCTCCCTCTCCAGAAAATGTTGTCTCCCCAACTCCTCCCCAAAACCCCTAATCCATTATCTTCTATCTACACGCCAAACCCTTTTAAATCCTTAAACCCCAAAACCCTCAAACCCTCCAAGCCAAACTTCAAGCCCAAACCTCACAACCCCACTACCATTCAATCGGTTCTTCAGTGGAACCGCAAACCCCAGCTCGCCGGGGACACCCCCCGCGTCGTCGTCATCACTTCCGGCAAAGGCGGCGTCGGCAAGACTACCACCACCGCCAATGTCGGCCTCTCCTTAGCCCGCCTAGGCTTCTCTGTCGTCGCCATTGACGCCGACGTCGGCCTCCGCAACCTCGACCTCCTCCTCGGCCTCGAAAACCGTGTGAACTACACCGTCGTTGAAGTCCTCAACGGCGATTGCAGACTCGACCAAGCTTTGGTTCGCGACAAGCGGTGGTCGAATTTCGAGTTGCTGTGTATTTCAAAACCCAGATCGAAACTCCCGATTGGATTCGGAGGAAAAGCCCTAACTTGGCTTGTGGATGCCCTTAAAGCTCGTGAAGAAGGATCGCCGGACTTCATTCTGATTGATTGCCCAGCCGGCATTGACGCCGGATTCATTACGGCGATCACTCCGGCGAATGAGGCGGTTTTGGTGACCACTCCGGATATTACGAGCTTGAGAGATGCTGATAGAGTTACTGGACTGCTCGAGTGCGATGGAATCAAGGATATAAAAATGATTGTGAACCGGGTTCGGACGGATATGATAAAAGGCGAAGACATGATGTCCGTTCTTGATGTTCAAGAAATGCTAGGATTGGCATTGTTGGGAGTGATTCCAGAGGATTCCGAGGTGATTCGGAGCACAAATAGGGGGTACCCACTTGTGTTGAATAAGCCTCCCACATTGGCAGGATTGGCATTCGAGCAAGCAGCGTGGAGGCTTGTTGAGCAGGATAGTATGCAGGCTGTTGTGGTAGAGGAGGAGCCAAAGAAGAGAgggtttttctcattttttggaGGATAAAATCAAGCACATCGTAGGACTGTTCTGGTTAATGATGGTTTTTGGAGTTTGAAGTAGGAGACAAGGACCAAATTTCGAAGCTGTGTACAGTTGTAAGTAGAGTTTGTCTCTCCacatttggattttattttattttttttaatgtgtctTTGTGCTTTGCTAGCAGTTTTGTTTGGTGCTTTAATCGATCAATTGTTTGCAGACCAAGTTTCTGTACTGAAAAATTCTTGTTTGTAGCAATCAAATGTATTGAATCCAATGATATGGAAGGCTCTGAATTCTTGAAGATCAAAATTAATTGAACTCAGAACTTGTTTGATATGTGATATATGAAACCTTGAGGagtgaattttgaattcaaatggCTGCTTAGAATTTGAATGATTGCTATATATGTACTTTGCGATAGTTTAGCAACTTTATGAAATCAGATTACATTTTTGTAATAGAGCTtgcaaatgtttttttataataagtgAAATCTTATGTGATGAATGCCTCCTCATCTGCCATGGAGTTAACCACTTAATGCATCCTTAATTGTCTTAAGCGCCACCCAAGACCATGACCTTTGTGCtatctttaaaaatagaaactttcttGGGGGGTAGGTGAACTCCAAACACCTTATGTGAGATAGAGATACTAGAATCTAATACTCAAAAGTCTAAATGTTATAGAGAGATTTCAGAGAAAatctttttcatctttaatatgttttcaaaataaatcatCCTTGTCAACATGGGGAATCACATTCTTCCTTATCATTAAATTCTCTGATGGACCTTGGATTCCATTGGCCATAACTACCTTCCATATACTACTAATTCACAAATAGAACATccatgtttaaattatttgatggAAAGAAGACCCAGAAATGGTTCTTAAGTGGAGTCTGTAGAGTTATTATCATACCAAAAACTTTGTTATACAAAGACAATTAGGATGAATCGTGTTTGACACAATGATTGATGTAGGTTTTGTTGGAGTGCATGATATATACGTTGTGCATTCAAATCCtataagcttaagcttttaggaaaattagtagATCGGATTTTCGTTTAGCGGGAGGTCATGTGTTCGAGCCTCATTGTATATTTATTTCCCCAATTCATTAAGCCTAAAGGAGGCTAATTGTGATTGTTTGCTTACAAGCATATGTATCTCTCCATATGGTATAGACTTGCACACGAAGGAGCATGTTGAAGAGtatgatatatattatgaacTCAAATCCTACAGGTTtaagtttttagtaaaattgattatttaacATAGTACTACAGGAAGAAGAAGGCTTGGAAGGTTGCTCCATTGTGTCTGTTTTAGGCTTTATGGCGGGAGAGGAATAGGAGGGTTTTTGACAACTATGAAAGCACagatcaaacaattaaaaattctttcatgTATCTATTTTGAGATTGGATTAGATTGTACATTGAGAGTGGTTCTTTATTGTTGTTAGACTTTGTGGATTGGGTAGGCCCTCGGTAGGGCGCAATAGTGGGTTTTTGTGTCTTTGCGCCTTTTTTGCCCTTCTTTCTTCGTATACAACGTgtatactttctttcttttaatacaattcttatttacctatatatatatatatatataaagtagtAGAACTTCGTTTGGTGGGAGGTCATGTGTTCAAACTTTATCACATGTTTATTTCTCCACTTTATTAAATCCAAAATGGGTTGCTTGTAGTTTGTTTATCTGTGGGCTTGTGTGTGCTTTTGTGTCTCTCCATGTATAGGTATGGGCTCGCACATGCAGGAGGGTTTTGGAgggcatgatatacattgtgggtCCAAATCTTATAAACTTAaccttttaggaaaattggtagttcaacaaGTTTGGTTATGAGATTTCATTTCATCTAGAAGGATGCGCATAATATCGGTATGTTATCACTAGATACCTAAAACCATCATTTGCTTGAAAGACAAAGCTAATTAAAGACAAACTAGTAACCAGCTAAATTGCCTTCAGAGGAGCAAAAATGAGAGTGAAgtgaaataaaagaaacaagatTCTGTATTAGGTTTCGATATTGCTTTATTGGCTTAGTTACATAACATATGTTGTTATAATAACTAGGACTTGAAGCATCTCTTTTACAATTCCAAAAGTTACCATATTGGGAACTCAGGTTAGCTGGTCTATAGATGCCTTTGGTCGTCCTATTTTTCTTTGCCATATTGTTTAAAGGTActtaaaaagtcaaaatatcaTGCATCCTTTCCATGTTGAACAGAAGGGCATTATGGTATTCTCATTCTGTTTGGCACTCTGGCCTAGACCTTCCTCAAGGTTCAGCTCTTTGTGTGTTTATTTATGGTGTGGGAAGTGATGTGGGAAAAGATTCTCATATTGCCTTAACAGAGATATAGGGGTGTTTCTCTTATGAGTTGGTGCCTCTGTACATCAAGAGGATTATTGATGAATCACATTCTTTTCAATCCTTTCAGGCAAAGATATGTTCCTTAGATCTTGTTATTAATGATTTCTTAGGTTAAATGTTCTGTGGGGATGCTGTTTCCTGGTTTTGCCTTCCATTTCtggtctcattttctttttccttgtcacccTTTTAGGGTGGTTCTCTGCATGCATTTTGTACATGTTTTGCACCAGGATTGTCCCTTTTTGTGAAAtggcaaagaaaaagaatatctTGCATTGGTATCTATTCCCAGTTGAGCGATCTTATATTGGATAAAAATGTTAGGTGGGAAATATGATCAGAAACTTTACTATATCTGCAGGACTCAATTTACAGAATGCAACAATATATGCCAATCCATGTCTTTCAATcgtttacatattttaaatgcGAATCACCATAGGAGACATTACATTTCCAATGAATGAGAACCGCAACGGCATTGTCATGCAAGAATGCCATTACAGATCCAGAACAAATGAGATCCCTAATACGATCCATCGCCTGGGCAGTTTGCATGTTTCCTGGGAACTTTGTAATAACAAGTTTGAGATGGCAATTTTCAGAACTTTAATGAGAGGCAACAAATGAATTCAGGCAAAGCCAAAAAACTGAACAAAGCTGGCCTCTGGCATGTGCCTTCTCCGTGAGAGCCTTCATGTGGATCTAAAGCTACTCACATGCCCTGTTCGTGTCAATCACCACCATGCCATTCGTCAGTGAAGCACAAATAGCAGCAGAGCTTCAATGACCAACTCGGGCTTTCACTTTTGCAGCCTTCCCTGCAATTCATGGAACAACTTTGACCCCACGGTAGTAATATCACCTGATCAATGAAAACCCAGATGGAGAAGCTATCAGCATTACAATttccttaacaaaatagaagAATGCTATATAAAGCTATCTGTTTTCAATATCTAGACCAAATTGGATGAAAGAAATCCAACTTTGCACAGCTTATCAAGTGAATTGAGTACCTGCTCCAAGTGTAAACACAACTGTTTCTCGATCAGGTTCCAAGGATATCTGATGCGCTAACTTGTCTACCACATCCCCCTTAGAAAGCCAACAAGAAAGTAACAATAAATGGAGCATAAACTATAATCAGAGGGCAACTTGAGTAAAACACATTATCTTGGAAGTGAGTTGTTGATAAATCTAATCCCTTTTGCCTTTCTGCTTAAGCAAATTGTTCTACATTAAGGAAACCAGTCACCAATTGGCAATTCTGCTTTCCAAATTGGTACAAAAGCACAAGAGCTAGACAAAGATCATCTTCAGCATCCTGTTGGTAAACCATTCCAGAATGTCTCCAATAGTTCAAGAACGACAGTTTCATTTCCCACTAGGAAGCATTTCTGATTTTGTCTTAAAAACAATCTTCCTAACATCCAGGTTTCTGATAAATTCTTATGATATAGCGTGCCTATAGTAAAATTGACAAAAGGGAGAAAATTTCTAATCTTGTAATGTTGGGATGGTGTGGCTATAGTGGAATTCcaaagtttctttttatttttacgttccctaaaataaaaggaagaacaataatttggagagaaaaataaCACAGAAGGGATTTGTATCTCCACTGAAAGCTTAAGATTGCTTTCCACTTTTGGTTAGTAAAAAAGATAGTAAGAGCATGTTTAGTAAcggtttcaaaaacaatttttgagaataattcttaaaaacaattctcaattcTTCAGAATCCAAatactcatttttatttatttattttgcataacATCCATCCAGAATGATTTGTATACATCTATATGCACAATTTaattagttttcctttttttctccattttctagGAAATCAAACAGAACAgaggttttattatttgatcccAACTTGTGTTCCAGCATCATGTATCCTACATTTATTCAGACATTGTATTCCgtttttgttttccaaattgATAAAATCTTAACAGATCAGGAATTCCCTAAACAAACATTTCAAGGGTTCCTCATGCATATTAAAGTTAACATCTTCAAATATCAATCAATTTCCAGAAATTCGAAAACTGAATTTGGGTGTACCAGGGAAGGGATGTACTCAGATGGTGGCCCAATGATAGAAGTAGCCAGATCCTTTCCGCTGACATTCCAAACATTAGTTTCTCTGGCGGCATAAATctgaaatcaaatcaaatcattaGTAGCCCTTTGCCACCGGAAACTGAGA
It encodes:
- the LOC117933944 gene encoding putative septum site-determining protein minD homolog, chloroplastic — its product is MLSPQLLPKTPNPLSSIYTPNPFKSLNPKTLKPSKPNFKPKPHNPTTIQSVLQWNRKPQLAGDTPRVVVITSGKGGVGKTTTTANVGLSLARLGFSVVAIDADVGLRNLDLLLGLENRVNYTVVEVLNGDCRLDQALVRDKRWSNFELLCISKPRSKLPIGFGGKALTWLVDALKAREEGSPDFILIDCPAGIDAGFITAITPANEAVLVTTPDITSLRDADRVTGLLECDGIKDIKMIVNRVRTDMIKGEDMMSVLDVQEMLGLALLGVIPEDSEVIRSTNRGYPLVLNKPPTLAGLAFEQAAWRLVEQDSMQAVVVEEEPKKRGFFSFFGG